The following are encoded together in the Ezakiella massiliensis genome:
- a CDS encoding helix-turn-helix transcriptional regulator, producing the protein MDVVIENRIAEFRKEMGLSQHKLAQAVGLKRRSIMAYENNTISPTLETAYKICKVLDKDIKEVFIFK; encoded by the coding sequence GTGGATGTGGTGATTGAAAATAGGATTGCAGAATTTCGCAAGGAAATGGGTTTGTCCCAGCACAAGTTGGCCCAGGCAGTCGGCCTCAAGAGGCGGTCGATCATGGCTTATGAGAACAACACTATTAGTCCGACCCTGGAAACTGCCTACAAGATTTGCAAGGTTTTGGACAAGGATATAAAGGAAGTTTTTATTTTTAAATAG
- a CDS encoding histidine kinase has protein sequence MGLLFNSSKEISDKVYERFGDRENFLLVMKHNDFKKGLLKLLASKLYYAMDSSRTFVLHFSPKGIEEVEVSNTLKKDFLLMPWNEISNFEVKTGLAKTIMTFKHLNAKISYEIPFEGRLFADNKGNFLRLEDRDWNRI, from the coding sequence ATGGGTTTATTATTTAATTCTTCTAAGGAGATTAGCGATAAGGTTTATGAGAGATTTGGCGATCGTGAAAATTTTTTGCTTGTAATGAAACACAATGATTTTAAAAAAGGTTTATTAAAATTACTTGCCAGTAAGCTCTATTATGCTATGGATTCCAGTCGGACTTTTGTTTTGCATTTTTCACCCAAGGGCATAGAAGAGGTAGAGGTTTCAAACACTCTAAAGAAAGATTTCCTCCTTATGCCCTGGAATGAAATTTCGAATTTTGAAGTGAAGACTGGACTTGCCAAGACTATAATGACATTTAAGCATTTGAACGCAAAAATCAGCTACGAAATTCCCTTTGAGGGCAGACTTTTCGCTGATAACAAGGGCAATTTTTTAAGGCTAGAGGACAGGGATTGGAATAGGATATAG
- a CDS encoding xanthine phosphoribosyltransferase: MELLKEKILKEGIVEDGNILRVDNFLNHRLDIEFINEIGLELNHMFKNKGINKILTIESSGIAIATIAAQYLHVPVIFAKKNTHVNLPEEVYIEKVNSYTEKQDKNIVVAKKMLTPDDKILIIDDFLAKGNALKALINMVNKAGGEIKGIAIVIEKAFQGGGDEIRKMGYEVTSLAKIKSMDNGTIQFED; this comes from the coding sequence ATGGAATTGTTAAAAGAAAAAATATTAAAAGAAGGCATAGTAGAAGACGGAAACATCTTGCGTGTCGATAATTTTTTAAACCACAGGCTAGACATAGAATTTATTAACGAAATTGGCCTGGAACTAAATCACATGTTTAAAAACAAGGGCATCAATAAAATCCTAACCATCGAATCATCAGGAATCGCAATTGCAACAATTGCAGCCCAATACCTGCACGTGCCCGTAATCTTTGCCAAGAAAAACACCCATGTAAACCTACCAGAAGAGGTCTACATTGAAAAAGTAAATTCCTACACAGAAAAACAAGATAAAAATATAGTCGTGGCCAAGAAAATGCTCACGCCCGACGATAAAATCCTAATCATAGACGACTTTTTGGCCAAGGGTAACGCCCTCAAGGCCCTCATTAACATGGTAAATAAAGCCGGCGGCGAAATCAAAGGCATAGCAATAGTAATCGAAAAAGCCTTCCAAGGAGGCGGAGATGAAATCCGCAAGATGGGCTATGAGGTGACGAGTCTTGCAAAGATTAAATCTATGGATAATGGAACCATTCAATTCGAAGACTAA
- a CDS encoding HutD family protein, which produces MNLFKIDNFNTTRHDWGLADDFFVYPVGGSSEKEDFKIRLVRFDIREEGQAFEKFPGMKSFLVPIDKNLPINYKGSKMLIKAKTTFRFMADEDIVAMDAGRVFSMLASEDFQAKMEVLKFFDKLIVEDDFVGNKILFVYSLADDLQLKCQGKEVGLKKDDLLIMIPDGKYDFEISPRLASASDDDDEDETRPESAIIFGKVVL; this is translated from the coding sequence ATGAATCTTTTTAAGATAGATAATTTTAATACGACTAGGCATGACTGGGGGTTGGCAGATGATTTTTTTGTCTACCCAGTTGGCGGGTCCTCGGAGAAAGAGGATTTTAAGATTAGGCTGGTCCGCTTTGACATTAGGGAAGAGGGTCAGGCTTTTGAAAAGTTTCCTGGTATGAAGAGTTTTTTGGTGCCTATTGATAAGAATCTACCCATTAATTATAAGGGGTCAAAGATGCTTATCAAGGCCAAGACGACTTTTAGGTTTATGGCTGATGAAGACATCGTGGCAATGGACGCTGGCAGGGTTTTTTCTATGCTAGCATCCGAAGATTTCCAGGCCAAGATGGAGGTTTTGAAATTTTTTGATAAGCTTATTGTGGAGGATGACTTTGTAGGAAACAAGATTTTGTTTGTTTACTCCTTGGCTGATGATTTACAATTAAAATGTCAGGGTAAGGAAGTGGGCCTTAAAAAGGATGATCTTCTTATTATGATTCCAGATGGCAAGTATGACTTTGAAATTAGCCCAAGGCTGGCAAGTGCTTCTGACGATGACGACGAAGATGAGACAAGACCAGAGAGCGCCATTATTTTTGGTAAGGTGGTCTTATGA
- the yedF gene encoding sulfurtransferase-like selenium metabolism protein YedF — protein sequence MIDARGLLCPQPVILTKKELDKAEVETIETLVDNEVAVNNLKKLAESLGASAEVQTIEDYFSVKIKKGSGFVAAKNEDLVIAFSQDHMGDNEELGHILIKSFIYTLTEAVHKPKEILLFNSAVKLVTSNSEVLADLKKLAEEGVNINACGLCLDFFHLKEDVQVGGITNMYDIYEKMAQAGHLIRI from the coding sequence ATGATTGATGCAAGAGGACTCTTATGTCCACAACCAGTAATTTTAACAAAAAAAGAATTGGACAAGGCAGAAGTTGAGACAATTGAAACACTAGTAGACAACGAAGTTGCAGTTAACAACCTCAAAAAATTAGCTGAAAGCTTGGGTGCAAGCGCAGAAGTTCAAACCATAGAAGACTATTTTTCTGTAAAGATTAAAAAAGGATCCGGTTTTGTGGCAGCCAAGAACGAAGACTTGGTAATTGCTTTTTCCCAAGACCACATGGGCGATAATGAAGAGCTAGGTCACATTTTAATCAAGTCCTTCATCTACACACTGACTGAAGCTGTTCACAAGCCAAAGGAAATTTTGCTCTTTAACTCAGCAGTTAAGCTTGTAACTTCAAACTCAGAAGTTTTGGCCGACCTCAAGAAATTGGCTGAAGAAGGCGTAAACATTAACGCTTGCGGCCTATGTCTTGACTTCTTCCACCTAAAAGAAGATGTACAAGTAGGCGGCATTACAAATATGTACGATATATACGAAAAAATGGCACAGGCAGGACACCTAATTAGAATATGA
- a CDS encoding mechanosensitive ion channel family protein, translating to MIENIKSIFMHEAGGLNVWGKIVVALVTFILAEILVKLAGFIANKIGKKSTDRLHGKDAKRVKSLASLIRSVFKIVILLTWLLSTLKMFGINTSAIITTAGIGGLAISFGARSLVEDVISGVFLIFEDSLAIGDYVTVAGKDGEVTDIALRTTTIRDFNGELHVIPNGEIRVVTNRNRNIQRALVKFPIAYDSSVDQAIEILKDVLPKAVDSDHAVIEPVAILEATDILPEGVIITALCKTIPGDQWRIERLMRLTGYDALTKAGIGVVHNNLDIRIEK from the coding sequence ATGATAGAGAATATAAAATCTATTTTTATGCATGAGGCTGGCGGCTTGAATGTCTGGGGTAAGATTGTGGTTGCGCTTGTAACCTTTATCTTGGCCGAGATACTTGTAAAGCTTGCCGGCTTTATTGCAAATAAGATAGGAAAAAAATCTACGGACAGGCTTCACGGCAAGGATGCCAAGAGGGTCAAGTCTTTGGCCTCTTTGATCAGGAGCGTTTTTAAGATTGTTATCCTCTTGACCTGGCTCCTGTCAACTTTGAAGATGTTCGGTATTAACACATCTGCCATTATTACTACCGCCGGTATCGGTGGACTTGCAATCAGCTTTGGTGCCAGAAGCCTGGTTGAAGATGTTATTAGTGGTGTGTTTTTGATATTTGAAGATTCTTTGGCCATAGGCGATTATGTAACTGTGGCTGGCAAGGATGGGGAAGTTACGGATATTGCTTTAAGGACGACGACTATTCGCGATTTTAACGGTGAGCTCCACGTGATTCCAAACGGAGAGATCCGCGTGGTTACAAACCGCAATCGCAATATTCAAAGGGCCTTGGTAAAATTTCCTATTGCCTATGATTCCAGTGTGGACCAGGCTATAGAAATTTTAAAAGACGTCCTGCCAAAGGCGGTTGACTCTGACCATGCAGTTATTGAACCTGTGGCGATTTTAGAAGCGACGGATATTTTACCAGAGGGCGTGATTATAACTGCTCTTTGCAAGACAATTCCCGGCGACCAGTGGAGGATTGAACGCCTTATGCGTCTAACTGGTTACGATGCACTGACCAAGGCGGGAATTGGCGTTGTTCACAATAATTTAGATATAAGGATTGAGAAGTAA
- a CDS encoding DUF951 domain-containing protein: MLKYYVGDLVTMKKPHACGKNEWEILKTGVDIKLRCTNCQRELFMTRFDFVGSVRKVLHDGKWVSLRTSKEIER; the protein is encoded by the coding sequence ATGTTAAAATATTATGTGGGCGATTTAGTTACCATGAAAAAACCCCACGCTTGCGGGAAGAACGAATGGGAAATTCTAAAGACCGGCGTGGATATAAAGCTACGGTGCACCAATTGTCAGCGGGAACTCTTTATGACCCGCTTTGACTTTGTGGGCTCTGTGAGAAAGGTTTTGCACGATGGTAAGTGGGTGTCTCTGCGTACATCAAAGGAGATTGAAAGATGA
- a CDS encoding aspartate/glutamate racemase family protein, with translation MKKLCIIGGMGPLASCEFNRRIILSSPAKTDQDHIETLLISDNLMPDRTQAILTGDDQDLLARFKSHFELGEAWGADFFAIPCNTSHYFMDDFKKMTDKKILNMVDLAVHDAGDNICVLATRGTYKTGIYRKAIAEAGKNLIELTEAEKDLSMQTIYRIKAGDQARIENFPDFEAMIQEKLNAGAKILLACTELSLIKFDDPRIIDAMDSLVRAVIDEVY, from the coding sequence ATGAAGAAGCTTTGCATAATCGGCGGCATGGGACCCCTGGCATCATGCGAATTCAACAGGCGGATAATCTTGTCCTCGCCAGCCAAGACTGACCAGGACCATATTGAAACGCTTTTGATCTCCGATAATCTCATGCCGGACAGGACCCAGGCGATTTTAACAGGCGACGACCAGGACCTATTGGCCAGATTTAAAAGTCACTTTGAACTGGGGGAAGCCTGGGGGGCAGATTTTTTTGCCATTCCCTGCAATACCAGCCATTATTTTATGGACGACTTTAAAAAGATGACCGACAAAAAAATATTAAATATGGTCGACCTGGCGGTCCACGATGCAGGTGATAATATTTGCGTGCTTGCAACACGGGGGACCTACAAGACTGGGATTTATAGGAAAGCCATTGCAGAGGCAGGCAAAAATTTAATCGAGCTCACGGAAGCGGAAAAAGATTTGTCTATGCAGACAATTTACAGGATAAAGGCAGGAGATCAGGCGAGGATAGAAAACTTTCCTGACTTTGAGGCTATGATTCAAGAAAAATTAAATGCTGGGGCCAAGATTTTGTTGGCCTGCACTGAGCTTAGCCTGATCAAATTTGATGACCCGCGGATAATTGACGCCATGGATTCCCTGGTAAGGGCGGTTATTGATGAAGTTTATTGA
- a CDS encoding chromate transporter codes for MKFIELFVSFFKIGISTFGGGYAMIPVLTREVAENKKWASEDELLEYYAIGQATPGIIAINTTTFVGYKVGGVLGAIIATLGFVAPSLIIIFCIFNFIELIGEKFHYAGLMVQTVAVGLILQTIYGMAKKQLSSLKAVILMAVSMGLALAGVSLPLIVIGAALIAAMEVKFFG; via the coding sequence ATGAAGTTTATTGAATTATTTGTAAGTTTTTTTAAAATTGGGATCTCGACCTTTGGCGGTGGCTACGCCATGATTCCCGTCCTTACCCGAGAGGTTGCCGAAAATAAAAAGTGGGCAAGTGAAGATGAACTCTTGGAATACTATGCCATTGGCCAGGCAACTCCTGGCATTATCGCCATTAACACCACGACCTTTGTGGGCTACAAGGTCGGTGGAGTCTTGGGGGCCATCATAGCCACTTTGGGTTTTGTCGCCCCAAGCCTTATTATAATTTTTTGTATTTTTAATTTTATAGAACTAATAGGAGAGAAATTTCATTACGCCGGCCTTATGGTGCAGACGGTTGCTGTTGGTTTAATTTTGCAGACTATCTACGGCATGGCCAAAAAGCAATTGTCTTCACTTAAGGCCGTGATTTTAATGGCGGTTTCAATGGGACTGGCCCTGGCCGGAGTCAGCCTGCCCCTAATTGTAATTGGGGCGGCACTTATTGCTGCCATGGAGGTGAAGTTCTTTGGATAA
- a CDS encoding chromate transporter yields MDNFLILIIEFFKAGLFAVGGGLATIPFLVEIGNKYGFFTYQELLTMIGVSESTPGAIGINMATYVGIKVEGFWGGVVATLSLVAPSLIIIILIARVINKYRDSIYVESIMTYLKPMSLGFILAAVAPILIGLFKNHAISNYLLVGIFILVFFIREKFPKIHPAFIILTGFVAGILMDIL; encoded by the coding sequence TTGGATAATTTTTTAATTTTAATAATAGAATTTTTTAAGGCAGGGCTCTTTGCGGTTGGCGGAGGCCTGGCCACCATTCCATTTTTAGTGGAAATTGGAAACAAATACGGATTTTTTACCTACCAAGAACTTTTAACCATGATCGGTGTGAGCGAATCGACGCCGGGAGCCATCGGCATCAACATGGCCACCTATGTGGGCATAAAAGTCGAGGGCTTTTGGGGAGGAGTGGTCGCGACTTTGTCTTTGGTCGCTCCATCGCTTATAATTATTATTTTAATAGCAAGGGTTATAAATAAATATCGTGATTCGATTTATGTAGAATCCATTATGACCTATCTGAAGCCAATGAGTTTGGGTTTTATACTGGCGGCTGTGGCTCCGATTTTAATCGGCCTTTTCAAAAATCATGCCATTAGTAACTACTTACTGGTGGGAATTTTTATTTTAGTTTTTTTCATCAGAGAAAAATTCCCCAAAATCCATCCGGCCTTTATTATTTTAACAGGCTTTGTGGCTGGAATTTTGATGGATATATTGTAA
- a CDS encoding DUF1538 domain-containing protein, whose amino-acid sequence MNIFRKNFKEVIRAVVPIVVMVLIAALFIVDTQAQMIRSFVLASLVLIGGLTLFLTGVSLGVERIAVHLGSMAEYITKATLTFLFGFLLGFVVTIAEPNLMVFSQNVESIVGFNAYLILILISVGVGLMIGFGFIRILKGLSIKKILACVYLVMFIFFFTQNETMRNLSFDSSGASTGALTTPFFLSLAYGLSRLKGTDKGEKYSFGLVGMASTGPIAAVLILGLILPVGQGTEATAEALTGGGVFMAAFKEATLATLPITIIFLIFNAWKMKVNKNEFSRIMKGLLYAYIGLILFLTGVNMGFSDMAFFLGTALYVKSPALFIIFSLLTGLMIVLAEPAVQSLVGQIIDVTGGSVNGSYVLTALSVGVGSAVMLSAMRIHFGGFQLWMYLAPGFLIAIMLFRKVDDLFVGISFDAGGVASGPMTTAFALSMMQGAATVAPNADPLVDGFGVIASVAMAPVVSLMLLGLIYAKKR is encoded by the coding sequence ATGAATATATTTAGAAAAAATTTCAAAGAAGTAATAAGGGCCGTGGTTCCAATTGTGGTAATGGTTCTTATTGCTGCACTTTTTATAGTGGACACCCAGGCTCAAATGATCAGGAGCTTTGTCTTGGCCTCCCTGGTTTTGATAGGAGGCTTGACTTTGTTTTTGACGGGCGTTAGCCTGGGCGTAGAGAGGATTGCCGTTCACCTTGGAAGCATGGCCGAGTATATAACAAAAGCAACTTTAACATTTTTGTTTGGATTTTTGCTGGGCTTTGTAGTTACAATTGCAGAACCAAATCTCATGGTCTTTTCGCAAAATGTCGAATCAATCGTGGGTTTTAACGCCTATTTGATTCTGATTTTAATTTCCGTTGGCGTTGGCCTTATGATTGGCTTTGGCTTTATAAGGATTTTGAAGGGCCTGTCCATCAAAAAAATCTTGGCCTGCGTCTACCTGGTCATGTTTATATTTTTCTTTACGCAAAATGAAACCATGAGAAACCTGTCATTCGACTCAAGTGGGGCCAGCACTGGCGCTCTTACCACTCCCTTTTTCCTCTCACTTGCCTACGGCCTTTCAAGATTAAAGGGTACAGATAAGGGAGAAAAATACAGCTTCGGCCTGGTAGGCATGGCCTCGACCGGACCGATCGCAGCAGTTTTGATCTTGGGATTAATCCTGCCGGTTGGCCAAGGGACAGAGGCCACAGCTGAGGCTCTTACTGGCGGCGGAGTTTTTATGGCCGCTTTTAAGGAGGCGACTCTGGCGACCCTGCCAATTACAATAATATTTTTAATTTTTAACGCTTGGAAGATGAAGGTAAACAAGAATGAATTTTCTAGGATTATGAAGGGCTTGCTCTATGCTTACATCGGCCTGATTTTATTTTTAACAGGCGTCAACATGGGCTTTTCAGACATGGCCTTTTTCTTAGGCACGGCCCTTTATGTAAAGAGCCCGGCACTTTTTATAATCTTTTCACTTTTGACAGGACTTATGATTGTGCTGGCAGAGCCTGCAGTCCAATCCTTGGTTGGGCAAATCATAGATGTAACTGGGGGTTCTGTAAACGGGTCTTATGTATTGACAGCTCTGTCGGTGGGCGTTGGCTCAGCCGTTATGCTCTCGGCCATGCGGATCCACTTTGGAGGCTTTCAATTGTGGATGTATTTGGCTCCGGGATTTTTAATAGCCATAATGCTCTTTAGAAAGGTTGATGACCTTTTTGTAGGTATAAGTTTTGATGCGGGAGGGGTTGCGTCAGGGCCAATGACAACGGCCTTTGCCCTATCAATGATGCAGGGGGCAGCAACAGTTGCGCCCAATGCAGATCCGCTGGTAGATGGTTTTGGTGTAATCGCATCTGTTGCGATGGCACCTGTGGTAAGCTTGATGCTACTTGGATTAATATATGCTAAAAAGAGGTAG
- a CDS encoding P-II family nitrogen regulator, translated as MFLNQIIIREDQSRKFVRKMRLAGIKHYSVVRASGTANSEILKSLGLEEKTMEMIWVFGNREETETIKNLAREKFHFENGGLGVCFATDSKFQRGDKMEATAIYVIVDRGLADDVIEVAAKAGGSGATVLHGRGSGIEKRVAIFDMVIEPEKDIIVLVTRPEKKDGIVDAINDALDLEKTSKGVIFTMPVTDAVGFNFNR; from the coding sequence ATGTTTTTAAATCAAATTATAATTAGAGAAGACCAGTCGAGAAAATTTGTTAGGAAGATGAGATTGGCTGGCATAAAACATTATTCAGTTGTACGGGCAAGCGGAACGGCCAATAGCGAGATTTTAAAGAGCCTTGGCCTGGAAGAAAAAACCATGGAGATGATATGGGTTTTTGGCAACCGCGAAGAGACAGAAACAATAAAAAACCTGGCCAGAGAAAAATTTCATTTCGAAAACGGCGGCCTGGGAGTTTGTTTTGCAACCGATAGTAAATTTCAAAGGGGGGACAAGATGGAAGCAACAGCAATTTATGTAATAGTCGACAGGGGACTTGCAGATGATGTTATAGAAGTAGCTGCAAAGGCAGGAGGCAGTGGAGCTACAGTCCTCCACGGCAGGGGTAGCGGTATAGAAAAAAGAGTGGCTATCTTTGATATGGTTATTGAACCTGAAAAAGATATTATAGTCTTGGTAACCAGACCAGAGAAAAAAGACGGCATAGTTGACGCAATAAACGACGCTTTAGACTTGGAAAAAACTTCCAAGGGCGTAATCTTTACCATGCCGGTAACCGATGCAGTTGGCTTTAATTTCAATAGATGA
- a CDS encoding metallophosphoesterase, whose translation MILIYLVVAFVSLGIIYSLRLKENHLQITAGKNSRPYKFAQVSDLHGKLGRKNLDKLIEKVADVDAIFLTGDIFDDKGDNKSAWEFLDRTKSIKKYYVTGNHEHRRADCKEIMKALASYNVVLLDDNSPQIIDSIAIYGIDDIDKDKDSFFEKLEFYYKNLDENSYNILLAHRPEYADYYQGFDLILSGHNHGGHFRLPFIGGLVGPGGEIWLGKKVYQKGLYELNQRQKIYVNVGSTDKIYGFVPRFYNPKEFLIIDVEEKN comes from the coding sequence ATGATTTTAATTTACCTGGTGGTGGCCTTTGTAAGCTTAGGAATAATTTATTCTTTGAGACTCAAGGAAAATCACTTACAAATTACAGCAGGCAAAAATTCTAGGCCTTACAAATTTGCCCAGGTCTCTGACTTGCACGGAAAGCTAGGTCGGAAAAATTTGGACAAACTAATAGAAAAAGTCGCAGATGTGGACGCCATATTTTTAACTGGCGATATCTTTGATGACAAGGGTGACAACAAGTCTGCCTGGGAATTTCTAGATCGGACAAAATCCATTAAAAAATATTATGTTACTGGCAACCACGAGCACAGGCGGGCCGATTGCAAAGAAATAATGAAGGCCTTGGCCTCTTACAATGTGGTCCTCTTGGACGACAATTCGCCGCAAATAATCGATTCAATTGCAATATATGGGATCGACGATATAGACAAGGACAAAGATAGTTTTTTTGAAAAGCTGGAGTTTTATTATAAAAATCTGGACGAGAATTCATACAATATTCTCCTGGCCCACCGGCCTGAGTACGCAGATTATTACCAGGGCTTTGACTTGATTTTGTCTGGCCACAATCACGGCGGCCATTTTCGCCTGCCCTTTATCGGCGGCCTTGTTGGACCGGGTGGAGAGATCTGGCTGGGCAAAAAAGTTTATCAAAAAGGCTTGTATGAATTAAATCAAAGGCAAAAAATTTATGTAAATGTGGGATCTACTGATAAAATTTATGGATTTGTGCCCAGGTTTTACAATCCAAAAGAATTTTTAATTATAGATGTGGAGGAAAAAAATTGA
- a CDS encoding S-layer homology domain-containing protein, producing the protein MKKKILITLLIISMLATSVLAYSDVKDDWAKPYIDWASDRGLFTGYKDGTFRPEGHITNAEFVAVMGRLMTEDVEAQLNFTDVPADAWYESDLQKLVGAGLIENSGVFEANEKIIRAEAFRILAGIYKRTSDEKTEYHFKDAVVVHNQAGIAALIHDGIIKGDGENNLRPLDPISREEMCALLKKCFDKYGY; encoded by the coding sequence TTGAAGAAAAAAATATTAATTACATTATTAATTATTAGCATGCTAGCCACAAGCGTCTTGGCTTATTCAGATGTCAAAGACGACTGGGCTAAGCCATATATAGATTGGGCCAGCGACCGCGGACTCTTTACCGGCTACAAGGACGGGACCTTTAGACCTGAGGGCCATATTACAAATGCGGAATTTGTGGCTGTAATGGGCAGGCTCATGACTGAGGACGTGGAAGCCCAATTAAATTTTACAGACGTGCCTGCTGATGCCTGGTACGAATCAGATTTACAAAAACTTGTCGGTGCAGGCCTCATTGAAAACTCTGGGGTCTTTGAGGCCAACGAAAAAATCATCAGGGCAGAGGCCTTTAGGATTTTGGCTGGCATTTACAAGCGGACTTCCGATGAAAAAACCGAATACCATTTTAAGGACGCAGTGGTTGTGCACAACCAAGCTGGCATAGCCGCCCTCATCCACGACGGGATCATCAAGGGGGATGGAGAAAATAATTTGAGGCCCCTGGATCCAATTAGTCGGGAGGAAATGTGCGCTTTACTTAAAAAATGTTTCGACAAATACGGATATTAA
- a CDS encoding nicotinate phosphoribosyltransferase: MSRNLSMLADLYEFTMSNGYLESGVGDRIAYYDYFFRSIPDDGGYGIFAGLSTLIEYIEDLKFDDEDIEFFKSKGIFGEKFLQMLKDFEFKCDIWAMEEGQIIYPGEPILTVRGPIYQAQIIETMLLLILNHQSLIATKASRMVRVAKGRAISEFGSRRAHGADAANYGARAAYIGGAASSANTYMDRQAGIPSTGTMAHSWVQSFDSELESFRAYADVYPDHTLLLVDTYDVLRQGIPNAITVFKELRAKGHEPLGIRIDSGDIAYLTKETRKMLDEAGFPDAKIVVSNSMDEFKIRDLLNQGAQIDSFGVGERLITAKSDPVFGGVYKLVAVEKDGQMVPKIKVSEDVIKITNPGFKQVYRFYDKDTGIMQADLVALRDEEAPSGEEFEIFHPLYTWKRTTIKNYVAKSLLKPIFEKGKLVYKSPDIDEIKAFAAENQDRLWEEVKRLDEPHSYYVDLSQGLFELRNDLIKRAK, translated from the coding sequence ATGAGTAGAAATTTATCAATGCTTGCTGACTTGTACGAGTTTACAATGTCAAACGGTTATTTAGAATCAGGGGTGGGCGATCGGATTGCCTACTATGATTATTTTTTTAGGTCCATTCCCGACGACGGGGGCTATGGAATTTTTGCAGGTTTGAGCACCCTCATCGAATACATTGAGGACCTCAAATTTGATGATGAAGATATAGAATTTTTTAAATCAAAGGGGATTTTTGGTGAGAAATTTTTGCAAATGCTAAAGGACTTTGAATTTAAATGCGATATTTGGGCTATGGAAGAGGGGCAAATTATATATCCTGGCGAACCGATTTTAACAGTTCGTGGGCCAATTTACCAAGCGCAAATTATCGAGACCATGCTTCTCTTAATTTTAAATCACCAATCTCTAATCGCAACCAAGGCTTCACGCATGGTTCGCGTGGCAAAGGGCCGGGCGATTTCTGAATTCGGTTCTCGTCGTGCCCACGGGGCTGACGCTGCCAACTACGGGGCGAGGGCTGCCTACATTGGTGGGGCCGCATCATCTGCCAACACTTACATGGACAGGCAGGCGGGCATTCCTTCCACAGGAACAATGGCCCACTCATGGGTGCAAAGTTTTGATTCTGAGTTGGAAAGTTTCAGGGCTTACGCTGACGTTTACCCTGACCACACTTTACTTTTGGTCGATACCTATGACGTCTTGCGTCAGGGAATTCCAAATGCAATTACAGTTTTTAAAGAACTAAGGGCCAAGGGCCACGAGCCACTTGGCATTCGTATAGATTCGGGCGACATTGCCTACCTAACAAAAGAAACTCGTAAGATGCTGGACGAGGCAGGTTTTCCTGATGCGAAAATCGTCGTATCCAATTCCATGGACGAATTTAAAATCCGCGATCTCTTAAACCAAGGAGCTCAAATCGATTCCTTTGGCGTTGGTGAAAGGTTGATTACAGCCAAGTCCGACCCAGTCTTTGGCGGCGTTTATAAATTGGTCGCTGTAGAAAAGGATGGGCAAATGGTTCCGAAGATTAAAGTCTCAGAAGACGTTATCAAGATTACAAATCCTGGCTTCAAGCAAGTCTACAGGTTCTACGACAAGGATACCGGCATCATGCAAGCCGATTTGGTTGCCCTAAGAGACGAAGAAGCTCCAAGCGGTGAAGAATTTGAAATCTTCCATCCACTTTACACTTGGAAGCGGACGACTATTAAAAATTATGTGGCCAAGTCACTTTTAAAACCAATTTTTGAAAAGGGCAAGCTGGTCTACAAGAGCCCAGACATTGACGAGATCAAAGCCTTTGCGGCCGAAAACCAAGACCGCTTGTGGGAAGAAGTCAAACGCCTTGACGAACCACATTCATATTATGTGGACCTCAGCCAAGGGCTATTTGAACTCAGAAACGACCTGATCAAGAGGGCCAAATGA